A window of the Bacillota bacterium genome harbors these coding sequences:
- a CDS encoding sugar ABC transporter permease, whose product MAVEELVRPHGARRSLMFELTRGKYFRYVILAPAMVIIFFFALFPLLYTLRLSFMNQVLTNPGAPSFVGLANYRRALNDPMFWSSLGRTMSFTLIAVFLEMLLGTLIAFLLAQPVGGRGLVRTLMLLPVTAAPVAMGLVWRYMYHADFGIINFLVQKVGLARRNWLGEPSIAMYGIILFDVWQWTPFVAFVVSAGLHALSKEPFEAAQVDGAPKWLVFKSLIAPMMAPLWVFVFLLRVIDAVRLYDPIYALTRGGPGTATETLSWYLYRNAFAYWDTSYSAVIALLFLYGMMIISSLTIRAMEKAVGKER is encoded by the coding sequence GTGGCCGTCGAAGAGCTAGTGCGCCCACACGGTGCCAGACGTTCTCTGATGTTCGAGTTGACTCGTGGCAAGTACTTTCGTTACGTCATACTTGCTCCGGCGATGGTGATCATATTCTTCTTTGCACTCTTCCCTCTCCTTTATACCCTGCGGCTCAGTTTCATGAATCAGGTGCTGACAAACCCGGGCGCGCCTTCGTTTGTCGGTCTCGCAAACTACCGCAGGGCGTTGAACGATCCCATGTTCTGGTCGTCGCTGGGGCGAACCATGTCCTTTACCCTTATCGCGGTCTTCTTGGAGATGCTTCTGGGAACCCTCATTGCGTTCTTGCTTGCTCAGCCTGTCGGAGGACGGGGGTTGGTGAGAACGCTGATGCTCTTGCCTGTCACCGCCGCTCCTGTCGCAATGGGCCTAGTGTGGAGATACATGTACCATGCCGACTTCGGGATCATCAACTTCCTTGTGCAGAAGGTCGGGCTCGCCAGGAGGAACTGGCTTGGCGAACCATCCATTGCGATGTACGGGATCATATTGTTTGACGTCTGGCAATGGACGCCCTTCGTGGCCTTCGTAGTATCTGCCGGCCTTCACGCCCTCTCCAAGGAACCATTTGAAGCCGCCCAAGTAGACGGGGCTCCCAAGTGGCTCGTTTTCAAGTCATTAATCGCACCGATGATGGCTCCTCTGTGGGTCTTCGTGTTCCTCTTGAGAGTCATAGATGCCGTTCGCCTTTACGACCCGATTTACGCCCTGACGCGCGGCGGCCCCGGCACTGCCACGGAAACCCTCAGTTGGTACCTCTACCGAAACGCGTTCGCCTACTGGGACACCAGTTATTCTGCGGTCATTGCACTCCTCTTTCTGTATGGAATGATGATCATCAGCTCTCTCACGATACGAGCTATGGAGAAAGCGGTCGGGAAGGAGCGGTGA
- a CDS encoding extracellular solute-binding protein, with translation MSKRALKRVVLLVTMLTVFGMLTVGAQARVTLKWATIAGFYTDWASELVKEFEAKTGVDVQVVQIDLATMYEKEAIEMAGRTGAYDLVTVESTWLAEWANAGWLEPLDGFISQTPKSEFDINDVSPALVRISCSYKDRVYALPYYTFTAGMFYRKDLFDDPGEREAFKKKYGYDLAVPKTWEQHKNIAEFFTRKAGQTLKGQVLKSDFYGVGMMAGRFDEIQDEWQAILWAMGGEVMDKNMNPVVNSPIGVKATQHYLDTLKFAPPGALTSSYDEVIAQLQQGMIAMTMGMFLDQWANAVKTEKNVPGAVIACAPAPGYTAFIGSFSVSIPRDSRQKKEAWEFLKFLSGPATQRKFALGGGTTCLMSVLLDPEVQKHRDVAGHYPVLADILKYHADNHVEHPWLNSPAAGKIYREMSVCLCAAVAGEMTAKQSMDTLAERIRLYHSQATK, from the coding sequence GTGTCCAAGAGAGCCTTGAAACGCGTGGTGTTGCTGGTCACCATGCTGACAGTGTTCGGAATGTTGACGGTTGGGGCACAGGCACGCGTGACGCTGAAGTGGGCGACGATAGCAGGCTTTTACACTGACTGGGCCAGCGAGCTCGTGAAAGAATTCGAGGCGAAGACGGGCGTAGACGTCCAGGTTGTTCAGATAGACCTCGCGACGATGTACGAGAAGGAAGCCATCGAGATGGCAGGCCGCACAGGTGCATACGACCTCGTGACAGTTGAGAGCACGTGGCTTGCCGAATGGGCCAACGCAGGGTGGCTCGAGCCTCTTGACGGCTTCATTTCGCAGACGCCTAAGTCGGAGTTCGACATCAACGACGTGAGCCCAGCTTTGGTGAGGATCTCGTGCTCATACAAGGACAGGGTATACGCTTTGCCATACTACACGTTTACCGCTGGAATGTTCTACCGCAAGGATCTCTTTGACGATCCAGGAGAGCGGGAAGCCTTCAAGAAGAAGTACGGATACGACCTGGCGGTTCCGAAGACGTGGGAGCAACACAAGAACATCGCGGAGTTCTTCACGCGCAAAGCGGGACAGACACTCAAAGGTCAAGTGCTGAAAAGCGACTTCTACGGTGTCGGCATGATGGCAGGTCGATTCGACGAGATTCAGGACGAATGGCAGGCCATTCTCTGGGCCATGGGCGGGGAAGTCATGGACAAGAACATGAATCCCGTTGTCAACAGCCCTATCGGCGTTAAGGCTACTCAGCACTATCTCGACACCCTCAAGTTTGCACCTCCAGGAGCGTTGACGTCATCCTATGATGAAGTAATTGCGCAGCTGCAGCAGGGTATGATCGCCATGACCATGGGCATGTTCCTAGACCAGTGGGCCAACGCGGTCAAGACAGAGAAGAACGTTCCTGGAGCTGTGATAGCCTGCGCGCCTGCACCTGGCTACACGGCATTCATCGGATCCTTCTCGGTGTCGATTCCGCGCGACTCTAGGCAGAAGAAGGAAGCCTGGGAGTTCCTCAAGTTCCTGTCCGGACCGGCGACTCAGAGGAAGTTCGCCCTCGGCGGAGGCACGACCTGCCTAATGAGTGTATTGCTCGACCCTGAAGTCCAGAAACATCGTGACGTCGCTGGGCACTACCCCGTCCTGGCCGACATTCTGAAGTACCACGCCGACAACCATGTGGAGCATCCCTGGTTGAATTCGCCCGCTGCAGGCAAGATATATCGGGAAATGTCCGTGTGCCTCTGCGCGGCGGTGGCAGGCGAGATGACAGCGAAGCAGTCAATGGACACGCTGGCTGAGAGAATAAGACTCTACCACTCACAGGCGACAAAGTGA
- a CDS encoding acetoacetate decarboxylase family protein has product MTIKTREWGYTNPIIAPLYPRPPIYWVGAKVQLVLYEADIDAIRSVVPEPLEVTSNKVIAWISDLPMGTQGPGQEACIYVTVRYGDYVGTYEPFLYVGHEIPLAGGREIWGFCKKLANISLTFDKEVVLGEVERRGTKIMKLQNTIDEPASLSELPLGPVFSLKYIPGAAEGEPSLRQLVFTRADLKARPGEFFRGRGSVNYERSDIDPTYLLSPTKVIAGYYGICDMVLPLGEIVHRYPEG; this is encoded by the coding sequence ATGACAATTAAGACACGCGAGTGGGGTTACACGAATCCGATAATCGCTCCGCTCTATCCGAGACCACCGATTTACTGGGTCGGTGCCAAGGTACAACTCGTGCTCTATGAGGCAGACATTGACGCCATAAGGAGCGTTGTTCCTGAGCCCTTGGAGGTTACGTCGAACAAAGTCATCGCCTGGATTTCCGACCTTCCCATGGGCACTCAAGGCCCCGGCCAGGAGGCTTGCATCTACGTGACGGTTCGCTACGGCGATTACGTGGGTACCTATGAGCCTTTCTTGTACGTTGGTCACGAGATACCGCTGGCAGGCGGCAGGGAAATCTGGGGGTTCTGCAAGAAGCTCGCCAATATATCGCTCACCTTCGACAAGGAGGTCGTCCTGGGCGAAGTCGAGCGTCGAGGCACGAAGATCATGAAGCTCCAGAACACCATCGACGAACCAGCGTCGCTCTCCGAGCTTCCTCTGGGACCCGTGTTCTCGCTCAAGTACATACCAGGAGCTGCCGAAGGAGAACCGTCGCTCAGACAACTAGTGTTCACGCGCGCCGATCTCAAGGCTCGACCCGGTGAGTTCTTCAGGGGGCGCGGGTCTGTCAACTATGAGAGGTCGGACATAGATCCTACCTACTTGCTTTCTCCCACGAAAGTGATCGCGGGTTACTATGGCATCTGTGACATGGTGCTTCCCCTCGGAGAGATCGTACATCGGTACCCTGAAGGTTGA